TCTCGCCAGCAGCAGCAAAAACAAAATCTGCAGAGCGATCGCCGAAAAAAACGAATTGATCCATGGGCTGGACGGAGCGGGGGCCGGCCACAGACGCTTGAAGCCGTTTCCGTCGAGACGCGCCCGCAGAGCCTTGACGTCCTCGCAATATTCGGCAAGCTGAGGCGCAACGGCGCGCAAAGGATCCGCGCGGAGCACCAGAAGACGCACTTCTCTCTCCTCTGCGGCGCGGTAAAAGCGATTCAGCATAATGGGGCGGATGATATTCCTTTTCAGGACTTCCTCGCGATCCACGGCATGCAGCGACACGACGTTCGGCCAGGCGGCAGCGACCTGTCTGTCCGCTCCGTACTGCCGCGAGAATTCTACCTGCGCCATCAGCAAACCGCGTTCCTTGACAAAGCTGCCCAGTCGTTCCGTATCAGGGTAAGTTGTGGCAATTTCTCCGGTGGGACAGAGGACCTTGACGCTGGAGAAATTGTCGCAGACAAACGTCAAGCTCTCCTCAAGCCCTTCACCCGAGCTGCCCACACTGGGCGACGGCGCGAAAACCAACGGCACGCCGGCCGCCGAAAGGTACTGCATGGAACGCAGATCGGGCAGGACGCCCGCTTTTTCCAGCTGCACATAAGGACGCGGGATCCTGAAATAGACGGTCCGCCCCTCAGCGACGCGCTCTCCGCTCTTGAAGCGTCTCTTTAAATATTCTTGCTGCAGTTCCGCCAGCGCCGGATCCCTGAGAATGACGACGGTCCCCGAGGGATAAGAAAAACTCCTGAGGACTGAATCGGGCACGTCGGCTGCCGGAACCGCCGTTACCTGATCGACGGCCCCCTTGACGAGATCTTCCGCCGTGCACTCGGGCACCATGAACGCAGAAATTCCCGCCTCCATCAGCGCCGCAAATCTATTCTGCCCCTCTTCCGCGTTTAAGGAATGAAGTTCCATCAGGTCAAACACGAGCAGCGCAGAACGGTTCGCATGCTCTTGAAACAACCGCCACATGAGAGACGGTATGGCAAGCGCCAATGCCGCGAACAGACAATAAACAAACACCCTTGCGTCATTTTTAGTTTTCGTCATCATGAAGACACCTCCCAGAGTTGATTTAAAGAAAACCTCAACTCTTCCATCATAGAGCCGAACAGACACACCGGGAACCCCACGACCGTCGAGTAATCTCCGTGGATCGCCCGCGCGAAAAGACCGCCCAACCCCTGAATCGCATAGCCGCCAGCCTTGCCGAAAGGTTCGCCGGTCGCAACATAGCTCTTTATGACCGAGGCGGTCAGTTCCCTGAACTGCACCTTCGTACACTCGTACCGACAGAGTCGGCGCCTCTTCCAGAACAGCGCCAGGCCGGTGTACACCGCGTGCTCCCTGCCCGAAAGAGACGAGAGCATGGCAAAAGCTTCCGCGCCGTCGTGCGGCTTGCCGTAAATTTCCGCTCCCAGAGACACCACCGTGTCGGACGCGATGATCAATGCCTGCGGATATTTCACGGCAAGGGATTGCCCTTTCAATTCGGAAAGCCTCATGACCAAGCGCGCGGGAGACTCGCCGGCCATCCTCTCTTCGGCAACATCGGCGGGAATGACGTCGAAGCTCAGGCCGATTTTTTCAAGGAGTTCCTTGCGCCGGGGGCTTGCCGACGCGAGGATCACGTGAACATCTCTGATGCGCATGAATCAAAGCCAGAGCAGCGCGACAAGTCCCAGCGCTCCGCAGTACAGAGCGAAAATCCACCAGCG
This sequence is a window from Pyramidobacter sp. YE332. Protein-coding genes within it:
- a CDS encoding DUF5693 family protein, with product MMTKTKNDARVFVYCLFAALALAIPSLMWRLFQEHANRSALLVFDLMELHSLNAEEGQNRFAALMEAGISAFMVPECTAEDLVKGAVDQVTAVPAADVPDSVLRSFSYPSGTVVILRDPALAELQQEYLKRRFKSGERVAEGRTVYFRIPRPYVQLEKAGVLPDLRSMQYLSAAGVPLVFAPSPSVGSSGEGLEESLTFVCDNFSSVKVLCPTGEIATTYPDTERLGSFVKERGLLMAQVEFSRQYGADRQVAAAWPNVVSLHAVDREEVLKRNIIRPIMLNRFYRAAEEREVRLLVLRADPLRAVAPQLAEYCEDVKALRARLDGNGFKRLWPAPAPSSPWINSFFSAIALQILFLLLLARYVERYFDMSLLSRKRFLGVLAATAVVLGVCSLYAGILSRLGGAFAAGFLAAEASLLAMDRWKVPLRGAVEGFLLVLVGGLVIAGRFSVPLYMYRLSTFSGVKLSLLLPLLLILLIDVHKREHPESLPEILSRPPLWGEIVLAGTLLLGAAVMLLRSGNYGLVGTSEIMFRDWLEKILGARPRTKEFLIGYPALVVWYYLKRQEMWAHWREILRLAVTLAFSSAVNSFCHFHTPLPLTLLRGFNGWWIGLVLGSLVLFVGVRVGRPLFRRLRSLL
- a CDS encoding Maf family protein translates to MRIRDVHVILASASPRRKELLEKIGLSFDVIPADVAEERMAGESPARLVMRLSELKGQSLAVKYPQALIIASDTVVSLGAEIYGKPHDGAEAFAMLSSLSGREHAVYTGLALFWKRRRLCRYECTKVQFRELTASVIKSYVATGEPFGKAGGYAIQGLGGLFARAIHGDYSTVVGFPVCLFGSMMEELRFSLNQLWEVSS